The genomic DNA atttttattgaaaaaaaaacctcactgATGATAGGCTAACTGGCCTATAGGTGTTGTAGTCCCTAAGATGgacagatacagttcatcctgagGATTCACTGTTCCACGTGTATGTGTACCATTAAAACATGGTTTATAAAACCAtgacaattattattataatgattatatattattattttatattatataaatgtggtagggggtgcctgctctgtctctccttcagtTAAAGGGTTCTTGGCTTAAAGAACGTTGAAGACTCTTGGCTTAATCCATAAATCTGcttgtttctctgttttctaTTAGCAACCCAGTTGACCTGAGCAACCCTGCAATAGTGAGCACCACTCCGAAgtttcaggaacagtttcttaACTCCAGCACTATCCCTCATGAGGTGGTGCTGCATCCATGTTTGAAACAGCTACCCCAAATCTTCTTCAGGGCCATGCGGGGCATCAGCTGCTTAGTGGATGCCTTCTTAGGtaagaatgaaaatgaaaagctcAGAGTGATTGGcacctttttttcaaaagtgcAACAAAACATGTTAACTTTACTGCTCATTTTCCAATGCatgatgttttatttctttttttgatttttgaaattGAGTTGTTCCTACCTCCTAGGCAGCTACCTGCTTCAGTAGGGTAACCTGTTACATTCAACAGGCTTTTGTTAAAGGATTAGACTGCAAAGATTTTCAAAGCCTCTCCTGCAGTACATGCAAAAGAGATGTTACTttgacaacaaaataaaatcagacaTAGTGTTATTGTGATCTCAAGCAATTGTACAGTTGATGCACGTACATTTTCCTACTGTAATGAAATCAAAGGATACCGATGGGTGACTGGAGGGTAggaaaaatacattcaaaaatctaaaagaattgtttttataaaagtGTACACAGAAGTGTAAATTATAGTAATTAGGAAACTTAGTAAGTTAGTAGTGAAAATTGTAATATGCTCTGAAAGGCATTTAAACTATTAACAGCAATTCCAAGCATTTATTTCTTGTAACAGTTTTACTCCTTTCCAGTTGATATTCTGGGCAGAACTCCTGAGTAAAATCAAGACGGAGGATGTCAGTCAGTAGTCCCTGTTGAAACATTGGAATAAAAATATGTCGGTGTGATTTTTCTCTTTACACCGTAGGTGTCTCTGTTGAAAAGAGAGATGTACGGGAGAAGGTGGTCTCTTTTTGTCAAGTGCGGCCCTCTCATGGTACAGACATTAGCTGATGCATCATAAAATGAGATGGGCATATGATGGAGTCTATTTATTGGTGGTGATGGTATTAACAACTGGGCTTAGTCTTGCCGTAGCAAAATGATTGTTCTAGGCATTCCGATTAACCTACAAGATCTTCAACAAGGGGTCTGTTGCGGGTACCAAAGTAAATCAAGAAGGATAGATGACTATTGCTGATTCATCTCTAACCATTGTCTTGCATGTCTATGGATGAAAATTGTCCATGATCAATCACAGACTGTGAAGCCACTtaattttcttctctctctctcgctctctctcgctctcgctctctctcataacattagaaactggaaaaaggcttcaaatgattatatttaaccaaaacaagttctgtCCACTGGAAAAGTGGAGGAATGAAAATGTGTGTCTTGTTTGCTAATCAAAAATCTTTTTACTCCCTTGCTATGGGTGGAAGAACACTAAATTTAGTCCCAGCTCATTTTACCTTTCTGCCAACAGGTATTTCACGTCCCAGAGCTGACAGTGCCCCGCCCACCCCAGTCAACAGAATGAGCATGTCTCCACCCCCCTCCATCACCAACACCACCCCCCCTCACAGCCGCAAGCAACGGCATACAGTGGTcaccaaaacaacaagcaagAGTTCAACTGTAAGTTCAAGTGttacattaacataaaaatatagtAAGTGCAGAGTTGGAAAAAATTAtggtctgttttattttaattttgttatcCTATAACATTGTTTGAAGACAATCTATAAACAGAGCAGGGCTGATTATAAAGCTACACTCGCCGAGACTTTTACAGAAGAATACACTACACTTGTCAAGGTCAGTGTGTGGATCACCTTTCctgccatttgttttttactattTAAGTGAAGAAATCTCAACAAATCTTCTTTTTACCTGACCTTTGCTGTGTGTGATCTGTTAGTTAATTAGAGCCGTGGTTTTGCAATCTGAATTTAACATGATCATGCATGGTTTTGTGTCATCCCGGCTTGATTACGGCAACTCCGTTTTCCCCTGTCTCAACAAGTCGTCCCAGGACCGTTTACAACTGGTCTAGAACTCGGCTGCAAGGCTGTTGAGCAGGTCCAGCAGGATGTCACACATCACTCCTGTTTTCTCCTTGTTACGTTGGCTTCCAATCAAGTTCAGGATCCAGTTTAAAGTTCTTGTTCTTACATAAAAAGCATTGCATGGTCAGGCACCTGTTTATATATCTGACCTGCTCCATCCATCTATTACGGTCACTCAAGTCTTAAAACCAGGGATTACTGGTGGTCCCACGCACTTGTATGAAAACTAAAGCTGACCGTTTCTTTCAAGTGGTCGCTCTGACTCTGTGGAGCGCCCTTTCTATTGACTTATGTTAcgcttttaaaaagcagctgaagacacaCTTGTTTCAACTCGCTTTTGTCTCATATTTGTAATTTCGGGATTTTAGTCTTTTAATCTTTTACCTTTATTGgtattatattttgtgtttgcttgtttattttctgttttggatCCTACtctattaaaaagaaaaatgtttattgtgtgaagcactttgtgaatCTGTAAAAGGTGCTTTATCAAATAAATTATTAGTTACACTAGTCATGTTGTCAACAGCCTAATCAGATATCTTCCTATATCCCTTCCCACCCTGCAGAGCAGTGGTATTCAACCAACCAAAGCAtcccagcagcaacagcagcagcaacaaactTCATCCTCCCCGACCCTGCTTTCCAGCCCCAACCAGAGCAGTTGGGAGACTCGGCCCTTGCCGGCCCCAGCGCGGCCAAAGGTCAACAGCATCCTCAATCTATTCGGCCAGTGGCTGTTCGACGCTGCACTGGTCCATTGTAAGCTCCACAGCGGCCTCAGCCGAGACCCCAGCATGACCGGTAAGAAGTGGGGCGATGGTTAATAGAATTTTCTTTTATGCATGGGCAGGTAGGTGTTTTGTTGCTGTTCATAAGTACGTGTTTTTTGTggagttatgttttttttggtgttatttttttactgtatgtcGTTGGGatatcctttttgttttttcacctttttctctAAAACTTCTTTGTGCCCTTCTGTGTGTGGGGGGCTTGGTTAGAAGTGGCCTGGTATGAGATTTCCATCGGATTCTAATCCATTTACATCTACCAACTATATAAACCTAGCTAAAACTGCATATAGACTATAATCATATGTTAAGGACTTCATACAGCCATTTTATTGATAAAATCATCGCCAGAGGGGTCAATGACAGCacataaaaatactttaaaaatttggctggtcattggctctccatttgttttctcttttgggtGTAGTGTTCTGCACGTGTCTACCATGTCTGATTAATGTTAAGAGTTGTTATGGGTCAAAAGTCATGTATTGaggagaacaaaaaaacacacacacaattcatgCCTGATATGAATTGATCCCAACATATTGGATCTGCTTTGATTTTGTGTCTCTCCACTATTTCTGTTATCTTGCAGCCTCTTTTATCCAAATTCTCCTTTCTTATAAATCTTGTAAGTAGGAACAGCAGCTTTTTTTCCTCACTTAATTTGCGTTTCTTGACAAGTCTTCCTGCTTTTTAGTTAAGTTCCTCATGATCATCGCCATTATCGTCATTTTCTGTTCCCACTGCTTGTCATATATAAAAGTTCACCAGCGTTCTCTCAGCGTTTCTCCAAAGGTGATGGAATGGGTTTCACCAACTGACCACTTGTCTCAACCATAACGTTGCCAGTTTGTGACAACGCAACCCTGTTTTAAGTTCCCATTGTTCTTTTCCCTTGGGTCACACTAATCcttattatttagtttatttatttaccccCCTCAAGTTAAgcttttatgttgttgttttttatcattTCCCTTTGTATTGTCAGTTCACTTGAGTTTTGATTTTACTGGTTTGGTGCCTCAGTGCATGAAGTGAATGTTCTCTACTTTGATTGACAGTCATATAATTGCAACAGTGAGGGAGCTGACATAGGGATTTTGCCTTGTGATCTTGCAGCTGAAACATTTTATTACTAGCACACTACACTTGGTCATACTTTGTACCAGTGATAGGTAGAACCTCTGTGGCAAAATCTTTGTGTCTCAGTTCCCTTTGTGCTTTTAAATGTGAGCGTGTGTTTGCAGTCATTGaagtctttgttttctcttgttgtgattatgttgtgATCTTGTAGCGATTAAATATCTgctttgattcttttttttaactttctttttttttactgttttcttttattttagtgTGCATATAGTAGCTGCATTTCGATGTTTGCTTGTTATTCAGTCATGCATGTATACTACTGACCAAATTACAACTCAGGGTCCTTTCATTCTCTGTCTTTTTGCACTCTCTACAGCAATAGCCACTCAAGTAGGTCTGGAGCTAAGGAGGAAGGGATCCCAAATGTCCACTGACTCCATGGTGTCCAACCCCATGTTTGACGCCAACGAGTTCCCAGAGAGTTACGAGGCAGGACGAGCTGAGGCCTGCGGGACTCTCTGCCGCATCTACTGTAGCAAGAAAACTGGAGAAGATATTTTGCCTGTATACCTGTCCAGGTAACTTAGTCAAGagttttatattttatcatgacaattttttttatgaaagcaaCAACCTAACTGTGGACATGGTTTTAGTCTCAttgaatattttgttttgttttgtttttgtaactttttttaaactataattATCCTTTCTCTTCCTGGTAGGTTCTACATGGTCCTGATTCAGGGTCTCCAGATCTCTGATTTTATCTGCAGACCAGTTCTGGCTTCTATCATTCTCAACTCGTCCTCTCTCTTCTGTACTGACCTAAAGGGAATCAATGTGGTGGTGCCCTACTTCATAGCTGCCCTGGAGACTATTGTACCAGACAGGTTAGACTGGTTTGGGATTGGTTACCATTTAATTAACAGCTTGTGTTTACTGGATAACATTGTCCGATCATATGATTTTAGTGAGATTTATCTTTATAGGTTTTAAGAATATATCTTGAAGTACATACACGAGATGCGTTTTTCTTTAACAGGGAGCTGTCCAAATTCAAGATGTATGTTAATCCTACCGATCTGAGGAGAGCCTCTATAAACATCCTGCTTGCCATGCTGTCATTGCCACATCATTTTGGCAACATCAAATCAGAGGTAACAGCTTtggtatcttttttttttttttatctaccaCTTAAGTGCAGCATTTAGTATGTTTTTGGGTTTGCAGTGTGTGAAATGAATCATATATTGTCATTGCAGCTTATGTGAAATCCTTGTCGAAACATTTCAGTAGTACAGTTCCGTACCATAAAGCCACATGTAGGTAAAAACCCATTCGCTGGGTTCTTTACCATGTTGCTGTTGTGCTTTAGGTTCTATTGGAAGGAAAGTTCAATGAGGAGGATGGGTGGCCTCATGACCAGCCTGTGTCTTTCCTGTCCCTGAGGCTACGTCTTGTCAATGTCCTCATAGGAGCACTTCAGACTGAGActgacaccaccaacacacagctCATCCTGGGTATCTACTGGCTTCTTCATTTCTTAATGATCTGATTAGTTAAACCATGTTTTGACTGTGTTGGAGTCTATTATTCTATGTATTGTTTAATTATTGAACACCCTCCTCTCTCAGGTGCAATGCTAAATATTGTTCAAGACTCGGCACTGTTGGAGTCCATAGGTGCACAGACTGAAACAGTAAGACTCAGATCACTGCTGTTATCTAATGATGAACCATTAACATTTTATAATGCTAGAAGCAGAGTGATGCACTAGACATCAATATTGCTTTGTTTCTGTGGTTGTAGGGGAGTGTTGATGGGAGCCACATGACTGTGAGAAGTCAAAGTCACAGCCGTACTAACAGTGGCATTAGTTTCACCAGTGGGGGAAGCACGGAGGCCACCAGCCCAGACTCTGAGCGTCCTGCCCAGGCCCTGCTTCGAGACTACGGTAAGACACACAGCTTCTCCGTATAAACTAATATCCTTGTGCTCGCTGAAATAACACAGTGGTGCCAGCTTTGGTCAGATTGTGCATAACATGCTGGAactttatttcctgtgataagtACCTTCTTTCTGAACAATGCAAAACTAATTGAATTTAACACGTTTGTTCTTTATAGCTAACGTGGTTAAAGTGGTATTCAGAGTTAAGAAGCGTTGGGTAAAATGTCTTTGTAGGTGAAACCAAGTTATTTGCTGTGATGCTGTGGCACTGTTATGTATGAAGTGCCTGCTGACTTCATAATTCTCTCTGATTGATTGGTTGCCTAATCAAAGTCCTTTCAAAgactttgtcttttctttactTGGGCTGAGCGATGTTTAGAAACAATAGCCActctcatttcatttttccCTCAAGTTTATATCTACTTTCACTAAACACTGGGCTGCTTATCGGCAACTTTGTCTAACAGGAAATGGGAGTGTGGGTTCCTGTGGGACAGGACGGTGACATTGTGTTGTGAGGCTCAGTACTGGACAGTAAAAACAAGACTTCAGAGTGGGTAGAGGTCTGGAGACAGCTGTTATATACGCTACCCTACTTTGACTGCTTTGTTTCTGGCAGAGGTTGCAAACCCATTCTACCACCACACCAAATTCCATTCTCAAATTAACACTTTGGagcttcttttctttaaagtttCTTTAATATGTAAAGGAACAGAAAGAATATTTATCAGTTACTTCAAAATCCACATGCACCGTTCTTCATATTCTATGGTCTACCTCAGCTAAAAACCCAGAATCCCTCAGTATGTTAGCATCTCACTACTGAGCTTTTTAATTAGTTCAGTCTAGTTTGATTAAATCAtacataacattttattttcgtTCAAAATCAAAACTCTATCGCTCAGCCCTATTTATTCAGCAATTTATTTACTCTCTATATTTTAGTCTATCTGAATTTCTCTAAACATTGTGTGCTGTACTTCTTTTAAACTCAGTTCTAATGCATGTTTTTAATACCATATAATTAATAACTCTGTATCCAGAACGTTTTATCCTGTTGTCCTGCATACCTTAGCTGTTTTGCCTGAATCATGCTTTGCTCTATTCTTTGCGGTGTTTGGTATTTTGGGGTGTTATATGGTCTAGCTCTTCCAGATACGGCGGCAGGCCTGCTGGTGCGCAGCATTCACCTGGTCACTCAGAGACTCAACTCCCAGTGGAGGCAAGACATGAGCATTTCACTGGCTGCCTTGGAGCTGCTGGCTGGGCTCGCCAAGGTAAAGGTACAATGTCCAAACATCAAAGAGACTCAGTGTAACAATCTACAATCATTACCAGCTGGCCAGGCCATGGTGAGACTGTTGTATGTCTTTCACTCATACCTCAACCAGCAGAAGCCTTTGCATTGCTCTATAACAACAACAGCAAGAACAACTCTATCACTTTACCACAGCTGTTTTGACCAATGTTTACAGAAAAACCTCTATTCAAGTTAACTGGTGCACCTGCTATGAGATGTTTCAGTTTCTAAATAAGGTTACATTAGTTAAATAGACAGTAATTGgctataaaatgtaaatatctgACACTTTGAGAGTGCTGAGGAGCAGAGAAAGAAGAGGCAAAGGTAACAGAGGTTTCATAGAGATTATTGAAATGACATACTGCTGGTTCTGtaactttaaaactttttagTAATATTTTGCAAATAGTCAAGTGTGTCTTAATTGAGTAAAACAACCAATCACTTATGCACCCAAGCCTACAGAAAAAGTGCACAAAATTGTTTTGTAATCTAGCTcatgtaatacatttttctgtatttgttgtatATGTCTTAACCAGGTAAAGGTGGGAGTGGACTCTTCAGACCGTAAACGTGCTGTCAGCTCTATATGTGGGTACATCGTGTACCAGTGTAGCCGTCCTGCTCCTCTTCAGTCCCGAGACCTCCACTCCATGATTGTAGCTGCCTTCcagtttctctgtgtgtggctCACAGAACACCCTGACATGCTGGATGAGAAGGTAAGTTTAAAGACTGAACTAAGATTTCCTTCAGATATTTTGTTTGGTCATAGAGGAATAGAATTATATTGTAAAATTCACCTTCTACCAAGAACGTGTAGAAAACTGCATAACTTCGCCATTTCTCTTAGATACAATATTTACTCTGAATTTTATTGGCAATTGTGTTTAAGTCTTAGCCTCATTTAtgtgaaagagaaatatgcACTCTTGCTCTGAGATTCAATCCCCaacctctttttcttttggatCAGGATTGTTTGGTAGAGGTGTTGGAGATTGTAGAGCTGGGAATCTCTGGCAGCAAGTCCCGACAGGAACAGGAAGTCCGACACAAAGGGGAGAAGGAGCACAACCCAGCTTCAATGAGGGTTAAGGACGCTGCTGAGGCAACTTTGTCCTGGTGAGGTTCCAAAAACGTTTCTTCAGTATGGACCTGAAACTACAGTTTGGTGATATAGTTTGGTGACAGCAGTTTATGACAACGACACAGAAGAGAACAGTGCTTATGGAAAGTATTCACAGCGCTTCACTTTTTCCCACATTCTGTTAATTAACAGCCTTATTCCAAAAtggattacatttatttttccctCAAAATTCTACACATGATACCCCATAATGacaattaaaataaagtttgtttgagatttttgcaaatttaataaaaattcaaaaacaaagaaatcacAGCCTTAGCAATCAAGCTCAAAATTGAGTTTAGGTACATTCCGTTTCCACTGATCATCCTATTGGAGACCACCTGTGGTAAATACAGTTGATTGGACATGATTTGGAAAGGCACAGGTCCCACAGTTAACCGTGCTTGTCAGATCACTAAACAAGCAGAAGTTGAAGGAACTGTCTGTAGACTCAAGGCACAGATCTGAGGGAGCGTATAGaaacatttctgctgctttaaaggtcccaatGATCACAGTGGTTTCCATCATCCGTAAATGGAAGAAGTTTAAAACCACCAGAACTCTTACTAGAGCTGGTTGTCCCTCTAAACTAAGTGATCGAGGGAAGAAGGGCTTTAGTTAGAGAAGTGACCAATAACCCGATGGTCACTCATGACAGAGCTCCAGGGTTCCTCTGTGGAGAGAGGGGAATCTTCCAGAAGGACGACCATCGTTGCTGAACTCCACCAATCAGGCCTGTATGGTAGATTGTCCAGACGGAAGCCACTTAGTAAAAGGCACATTGCGGCTTCAGGACAACTCTGTAAATGTCCTAAAGTGTCCCAGCCAGAGCCCAGACTTGAATCCCCTTGAACATCTCTGCAAGGATCTGAAAATAGCTGTGCACCAACGCTCCCCATACAACCTGATGGAGCTCGAGAGGTTCTGTAAAGAGGAATGGTGAAACTGGACAAAGATAGGTCTGCCAAGCTTGTGGCTTCAAATTCCAAAAGACTTGAGGCAGTAATTTCTGTCAAAGGTGCCACAACAAAGTATTGAGCAAAAGCTGTGAATActtttattatactttttattatATGTTTTCGTTCTTTATTTCTAATGAAtttgcaaacatttaaaaaaaaaaatgtcatgttgtCATTATGGGGTATTTTGTGTAGaattgaggaaaaaaatgaattcaatCAATTTTGCAATAAGGCTGTAACATTCTAAATTACTCAAACATCAGTCTGTCTGTTACCAGAGAGCAGCCACTTCTAGACATGGTTATTTCTggatattttcacaaaaaagaaaaagttacaacAAAGTTGACTAATCAAAGTcaacaataaaatgttattagCCATGCATTTGAATATCACCTTTACAATATTGTTGACTCCAGAAGGAATtttgtaatttggttaaaatgcACAGTATGTCTTAGTCATTATACTAAGTTATGTaattgttcttcttcttttttttttttttttttttacttctgatGAAATGAACCAGTTTCCCCAGATTTTCTGCTGAACCTCCACACAGCATTAATACAACTATTAGGCAGTAAAACGGCCTTGTCCGTATTGACCTTGTTTGCTGTTTCCCAGTATCATGCAGGTGTTGGGGGCCTTCCCTTCTCCCAGCGGGCCTGCCTCCACCTGCAGCCTGCTGAATGAAGACACCCTGATTCGGTTTGCCAGACTCGGTGCCACAGGAGCCAGCAACTTCCGCTACTTTGTCCTGGACAACTCAGTCATCCTCGCCATGCTGGAGCAACCTCTCGGCAATGAGCAGAGTCAGTAGCTCATCATCTGTCCTCTGACCTAATACCAGTTTATTGAGATATTAACAATGATTAAGATGTTACTaagttcattttaaatgtacaaGTAGTACCTGTATCACCCGCCTTGTACCAAGCACCGtgaaagtaaattaaattaCCTGCAGGCCACCCTGTTTCTCCATAAATGAGAGCATCTCTGTCCTCACAGACCCTAGTCCATCAGTGACCGTCTTGATACGCGGGACGGCTGGCAGACATGCCTGGACCATGCAGCTTTTCCACCAGCCCAGAGGAGCTTGGGCCAATCAGAGGGTAAGATCACACTAGTTTACTGCATCATAAAAGACAACAATGCCAAAACAGTAGCACTTCAGAAATGTTGTTAAAATGGCATGCTAGAGTCTTGCTTTTGTATAATCTCCCGATCTTTTTAGTTTATAATGGAACTATGCTCCATATCTGTCTACTTTTCTCCCTTTACAGCAGGTGTTTGTTCCAGAGGGCCGTCCAACACCCAACAATGGGGTGGGTATCAAGTACAACGTCAAGCAGAGGCCCTTCCCTGAAGAGGTGGATAAGATACCTCTTGTCAAAGCTGATGTCAGTATTCCTGACTTGGATGACATTGTCAGTAAAGAGGTGAGATTGACATCCTGTTGAACCCTACCACCATATGACTCATTACAAATGAAATGATTTTACCTTGGGCACAAGCCAAAACAAGATGGTTGTTGTCATGGCTAAAATACAGCCACGCAATAACTAAATTTACTCATATTTGCTATTATACAAATTCAGGTGTGTTGTATGGGCTGGCAGGAGGATTCGAGAGCCACAAATGCACTGATGAGTAATTTCCCCAACGTGAGTTGTTGAATAGATGAAATTCCACTTGGGTGTCTCTTGGAAAAAAGGGTTAAATCCTCTGGTTTGTTGGAAAACACAAGGATCTTAGATGATGTGCGGTTTCTCAATCCAATGCAATACCCTTCAAATAATATGTAGCATTCAAACCATAACCACAATCGGAAAAATGGCCGCTGAACAGAATCAACACCACTCTGACACGATGTTAAGAAAGTGAACattatagctttaaaaaaaattgaacttGTTGAAGAGCTGTTGTACTGGATTGTATTAGATTGTACAGGTTTTGCTAATACAATGGTTTCTCCAGTTAAGTGTTTTAAAGCACTGGTGCACACTACTGACTCTTTTCACATCAACTTCGGAAGTTGACATCTCAGTATTTGGACTGTGGGATGTGGTCGTTGTGGGTTAAGGCTGAATTCATGCAGTTGAGTGCCATTCATTAGCCAACCCTCTTAAAATTGCCCTATTCCCTTCTTCTTTTCAGCTGGAACTTCAGCATGACAAGCTTCGTATTCTGATGACCAAGCAGATAGAGTATGAGAACGCCTTGGAGCGGCACAGTGAGGAGCTCTGGAAGTCCAAGCTTTACCCTGATCCACGGACCGACTGCAAACCCCCTCCACCCGCGCAGGAGTTCCAGACAGCACGCCTCTTCCTCTCCCACTTTGGCTTTCTGTCTCTGGAGGCGCTCAAGGTTGGTATCATTTGTCTGATCGTGACCGATGAGAAAGTCTCTTGGATTAAAGTTGCGAAAATCATTTTCTGCCAAATTCAGATATTAAATAAGTCCTTTAGCTACTTATACCTAACTTTAATTGGTACTTTTGCGATGTGATTCAATTTAAAGATAATTTGTATGATGTATAACATTTTGTAGcctgttttcaaaatgtatatttgtcaCAAGAGGTTGTATGCTGTAACGTTTGAGGGAATTTAATCATTGCGTGGGCGCCTAGAGCCAAATAATGCATCCACCTCCAAGTGTCTAAGCAACTTCACGACGTCATCAAaaagtcaatgttttgattGAGAAACCTCTGTAGAGACACCTAGCTGCAAAAAAAATTACGTATTGTACATTAAGGTCTGGGGAATGAATGATGCAAAAAAGTTATATTGATAATTATGATGTAATGTGTAAAGTATTAATGAGATATTAATATTGTTAATATagaatgtgtgtatatttgtttattattgaCAGGAGCCCAACAACAGCCGTCTACCTCCTCATCTGATTGGCCTGGAGTCATCCTTGCCAGGGTTTTTTGATGACATAAGCTACCTGGACCTGCTTCCCTGCCGACCATTTgacactgtctttattttctatgTGAGGGCTGGACAGAAAAGCAGCCCTGAGGTAAGGGAACTTGCAACAGATTTTGTAAAACAGTATACCGTTTAACGATTGACACGTTTGGCTTGTATTTTAAATGGAATAAAATGGCTTGAATTTAACATACAGATCTTGACCTTAAGATGTGTAGAATAATCTTTAAATAAGAATGGATGTGTGCTTGGGGTGATTAGATCCTGAGGAATGTGGAGTCATCGTCCAGTGTCCAGCCCCACTTCTTGGAGTTCCTGATGTCCTTGGGCTGGCCTGTGGACGTGGGACGCCACCCAGGGTGGACAGGACACCTGGATACCAGCTGGACCCTCAACTCGTGCTCCGACAGCAATGATATACAACAAACAGGTAAGCTACGAAGCTAACTACTGCATNNNNNNNNNNAAAGATTTTGGAGGAATGCAGATCATTGCATCTGTTATTTATCTATACGTTGGATATTGTTTCTcctatttttttcaatgtagaGGACGCAGCTACTCCGGAGGACACAGGAGGTTCAGTGTTCAACGGGGAGAAGAAAGTTTTATACTATGCTGATGCTCTAACAGAGATTGCCTTTGTTGTTCCATCTTTAACAGAAAATTCTGGTTAGTCATCACTACTTTAAATATGGGTTGatagatattatatatgatGAAAACCCAATCGGGGATTCAGGGGTGACAGAGTTGCCATTTGTTCTTTGTTGTTTCCCAGAGGAGTCATCAGTGCACAGTGACTCCACAGTGGAGGCTGACGCTAACACAGACGTCATGCCTGGTTTACACAAACAACCCAATCTCACACTGGAGCTGTTCCCCAACCATTCTGAAAACTTGGAATCTGCCAAAAAGGTAAATTTGGCTTATGTTGGTGCACTGATTAGGATTTATAAGTGTTTTATATAGCGTTTGCTTAAACTCGCTGTGGATTGTGTTATTTCTGCAGCTAAGTCCTTTGGTAAAGACGAAGAGATCATCAACTGGAAAGTCTTTCCCAGCATTGGGTCCTGAGACAAAGGTGTTTGTGGTCTGGGTGGAGCGCTTTGACGATATCGGTAGGCACATCATGTCATGTAATTTGAGAAAGATAGATTCTATTCCGTTTATTTTTGTAGCATGTTC from Etheostoma spectabile isolate EspeVRDwgs_2016 chromosome 7, UIUC_Espe_1.0, whole genome shotgun sequence includes the following:
- the ralgapb gene encoding ral GTPase-activating protein subunit beta isoform X13, with the protein product MYSEWRSLQLVVQSDQGHLSVLHTYPTSVGTEVANAVVKPLGTAVSPVATENILKTDKEVKWTMEVLCYGLTLPLEGDTVKLCVDVYTDWMMALVSPRDSMPQPVVKEPNMYVQTILKHLYNVFVPRPDHHSLNHIRLCQQVLTAVQKLARESVSMVRETWEVLLLFLLRINDTLLAAPTVGVGVAEKLAEKLMAVLFEVWLLACARCFPTPPYWKTAREMLANWRHHPPVVEQWSRVACALTSRLLRFTHGPSFPPFKVPDEDASLIPLEMDNDCVAQTWYRFLHMLSNPVDLSNPAIVSTTPKFQEQFLNSSTIPHEVVLHPCLKQLPQIFFRAMRGISCLVDAFLGISRPRADSAPPTPVNRMSMSPPPSITNTTPPHSRKQRHTVVTKTTSKSSTSSGIQPTKASQQQQQQQQTSSSPTLLSSPNQSSWETRPLPAPARPKVNSILNLFGQWLFDAALVHCKLHSGLSRDPSMTAIATQVGLELRRKGSQMSTDSMVSNPMFDANEFPESYEAGRAEACGTLCRIYCSKKTGEDILPVYLSRFYMVLIQGLQISDFICRPVLASIILNSSSLFCTDLKGINVVVPYFIAALETIVPDRELSKFKMYVNPTDLRRASINILLAMLSLPHHFGNIKSEVLLEGKFNEEDGWPHDQPVSFLSLRLRLVNVLIGALQTETDTTNTQLILGAMLNIVQDSALLESIGAQTETGSVDGSHMTVRSQSHSRTNSGISFTSGGSTEATSPDSERPAQALLRDYDTAAGLLVRSIHLVTQRLNSQWRQDMSISLAALELLAGLAKVKVGVDSSDRKRAVSSICGYIVYQCSRPAPLQSRDLHSMIVAAFQFLCVWLTEHPDMLDEKDCLVEVLEIVELGISGSKSRQEQEVRHKGEKEHNPASMRVKDAAEATLSCIMQVLGAFPSPSGPASTCSLLNEDTLIRFARLGATGASNFRYFVLDNSVILAMLEQPLGNEQNPSPSVTVLIRGTAGRHAWTMQLFHQPRGAWANQRVFVPEGRPTPNNGVGIKYNVKQRPFPEEVDKIPLVKADVSIPDLDDIVSKELELQHDKLRILMTKQIEYENALERHSEELWKSKLYPDPRTDCKPPPPAQEFQTARLFLSHFGFLSLEALKEPNNSRLPPHLIGLESSLPGFFDDISYLDLLPCRPFDTVFIFYVRAGQKSSPEILRNVESSSSVQPHFLEFLMSLGWPVDVGRHPGWTGHLDTSWTLNSCSDSNDIQQTEDAATPEDTGGSVFNGEKKVLYYADALTEIAFVVPSLTENSEESSVHSDSTVEADANTDVMPGLHKQPNLTLELFPNHSENLESAKKLSPLVKTKRSSTGKSFPALGPETKVFVVWVERFDDIENFPLSDLLAETSTGLEASMSNSTSCRSGLLEKDVPLIFIHPLKTGLFRIRLHGAVGKFGMVNPLVDGMVVSRRALGFLVRQTVINVCRRKRLESDLYNPPHVRRKQKITEIVQRYRNKQLEPEFYTSLFHEVGEGKLHL